The following are encoded in a window of Roseisolibacter agri genomic DNA:
- a CDS encoding acetylxylan esterase, producing the protein MRPRLLVALALALPAAARAQVPAPPAGADTSVHLVVTLDRPDWKYALGDTARFRVSLVRAGRPIPGARVRVDLARERMPAMRRDTVDLSSGAATLRGALPEPGFLRATASIRLDSVTYTAMATAGFAPERLRPTTPMPADFEAFWRKAVADARRTPLAPVMTRLPERSTPEVDVYHVSFQNQRVGSRLYGMLSVPTKPGRYPAMLVVPGAGVRPYFPSVATARRGVVHLAIGIHGIPVDRDSLLYNELRATALQNYMRAGIEDRDLYYYKRVLVGVVRAGDFLMSLPQVDSTRYVVQGGSQGGALAIMAGVLDPRVKAIASSYPAMSDHFGYLHGRAGGWPHVFQDTVGMKAKPEKMETLKYYDTVNFARLLRVPGIYAWGYNDTTVPPTSSYAVYNVITAPKQVIIVPETGHYRVPAQSDPMDAWLLERLGVHAP; encoded by the coding sequence ATGCGTCCCCGCCTCCTCGTCGCGCTCGCGCTCGCGCTCCCCGCCGCTGCCCGTGCGCAGGTGCCCGCGCCGCCCGCCGGCGCCGACACGAGCGTCCACCTCGTCGTCACGCTCGACCGCCCCGACTGGAAGTACGCCCTCGGCGACACGGCGCGCTTTCGGGTGTCGCTGGTGCGCGCGGGGCGTCCGATCCCGGGTGCACGCGTGCGCGTGGACCTGGCGCGCGAGCGCATGCCCGCGATGCGGCGCGACACCGTCGACCTGTCGAGTGGTGCGGCGACGCTGCGCGGTGCGCTCCCGGAGCCGGGCTTCCTGCGCGCGACGGCGTCGATCCGGCTGGACAGCGTGACCTACACCGCGATGGCGACGGCCGGCTTCGCGCCCGAGCGGCTGCGCCCGACGACGCCGATGCCCGCCGACTTCGAGGCGTTCTGGCGGAAGGCGGTCGCCGACGCGCGCCGCACGCCGCTGGCGCCGGTGATGACGCGGCTCCCCGAGCGCTCGACGCCGGAGGTGGACGTCTACCACGTCTCCTTCCAGAACCAGCGCGTCGGCAGCCGGCTGTACGGGATGCTCTCGGTGCCGACGAAGCCGGGGAGGTACCCGGCGATGCTCGTCGTGCCGGGCGCCGGCGTGCGGCCGTACTTCCCCAGCGTGGCGACGGCGCGGCGCGGCGTGGTGCACCTCGCGATCGGCATCCACGGCATCCCGGTCGACCGCGACTCGCTGCTCTACAACGAGCTGCGCGCCACCGCGCTGCAGAACTACATGCGGGCGGGGATCGAGGACCGTGACCTGTACTACTACAAGCGGGTACTGGTGGGCGTGGTGCGCGCGGGCGACTTCCTGATGTCGCTGCCGCAGGTGGACTCGACGCGCTACGTGGTGCAGGGCGGCAGCCAGGGCGGGGCGCTGGCGATCATGGCCGGCGTGCTCGACCCGCGCGTGAAGGCGATCGCCTCCAGCTATCCGGCGATGTCGGACCACTTCGGCTACCTGCACGGCCGCGCGGGCGGCTGGCCGCACGTGTTCCAGGACACGGTGGGGATGAAGGCGAAGCCCGAGAAGATGGAGACGCTGAAGTACTACGACACGGTGAACTTCGCGCGGCTGCTGCGCGTGCCGGGCATCTACGCGTGGGGCTACAACGACACGACCGTGCCGCCGACCAGCTCGTACGCGGTCTACAACGTCATCACCGCGCCGAAGCAGGTCATCATCGTGCCGGAGACGGGGCACTACCGCGTGCCCGCGCAGTCGGACCCGATGGATGCCTGGCTGCTGGAGCGGCTGGGCGTGCACGCGCCCTGA
- a CDS encoding RsmD family RNA methyltransferase, with amino-acid sequence MRIVGGRFAGRDLTSPRDFRVRPTAEHVRAALLDVLAPDIQGARVLDLYAGTGALGLEAISRGAKWADFVEFRPSSLHALKANVAALRVREKARIHVVDALPFAGALREDAYDVAFVDPPYGSRQLDRVIESWQARRFARVLAAEHARDHVLPPGALHRAFDDTMITIYRL; translated from the coding sequence ATGAGGATCGTCGGCGGCAGGTTCGCGGGCCGCGACCTCACCTCGCCGCGCGACTTCCGCGTGCGGCCCACCGCGGAGCACGTGCGCGCCGCGCTGCTCGACGTGCTCGCGCCCGACATCCAGGGCGCGCGCGTGCTCGACCTGTACGCGGGCACCGGCGCGCTGGGGCTGGAGGCCATCTCGCGCGGCGCGAAGTGGGCCGACTTCGTCGAGTTCCGCCCGTCCAGCCTGCACGCGCTGAAGGCGAACGTCGCCGCGCTGCGCGTGCGCGAGAAGGCGCGCATCCACGTCGTGGACGCGCTGCCGTTCGCGGGCGCGCTCAGGGAGGACGCCTACGACGTGGCGTTCGTCGACCCGCCGTACGGCTCGCGGCAGCTCGACCGCGTGATCGAGAGCTGGCAGGCGCGCCGCTTCGCCCGCGTGCTGGCGGCCGAGCATGCGCGCGACCACGTGCTGCCGCCGGGCGCGCTGCACCGCGCGTTCGACGACACGATGATCACCATCTACCGCCTCTGA
- a CDS encoding PepSY-associated TM helix domain-containing protein, translating to MPNPRVWNRRLHRWGAVLVALPFLLVIGTGLLLQVKKQVPWVQPPEQRGAVHVPALSLPDVLARVQAVPQAGIRSWEDVDRVDVRPSKGILKVVGTSRWEVQLDVATGAVLQVAYRRSDLIESLHDGSFFHDRVKLLVFLPVAVIVLGLWVTGIYLWLLPIRARRANAAKRDAATMRAA from the coding sequence ATGCCCAACCCGCGCGTCTGGAACCGCCGCCTCCACCGCTGGGGCGCCGTGCTCGTCGCCCTGCCGTTCCTCCTCGTGATCGGCACGGGGCTGCTGCTGCAGGTGAAGAAGCAGGTGCCGTGGGTGCAGCCGCCGGAGCAGCGCGGCGCGGTGCACGTGCCCGCGCTCTCGCTCCCCGACGTGCTGGCGCGCGTGCAGGCGGTGCCGCAGGCCGGCATCCGCAGCTGGGAGGACGTGGACCGCGTCGACGTGCGGCCGTCGAAGGGGATCCTCAAGGTCGTCGGCACGTCGCGCTGGGAGGTGCAGCTGGACGTCGCGACCGGCGCGGTGCTCCAGGTCGCGTACCGCCGCTCGGACCTGATCGAGAGCCTGCACGACGGCTCGTTCTTCCACGACCGCGTGAAGCTGCTCGTCTTCCTGCCGGTCGCGGTGATCGTGCTCGGCCTCTGGGTGACGGGCATCTACCTCTGGCTCCTTCCCATCCGCGCGCGCCGCGCCAACGCCGCGAAGCGCGACGCCGCGACGATGCGTGCCGCCTGA
- a CDS encoding peptidoglycan recognition protein family protein — MIRRSMRAALLASTLAALAGCHARRPAPAPASVVPATLPYLSRAAWGAHAPVLSMKEHVPDRLTIHHTGVAQAPARTPGEKLRALQQFSQREDRLADGRVKKQWADVPYHLYVTTDGTVVEGREWRYVGDSNTPYDPTGHLLVVVEGNFETETLTEAQRRTLDVLVPALARRFGIPATRLGAHRDFATTACPGHNLYAQLPHYRALIAAATP, encoded by the coding sequence ATGATCCGACGTTCGATGCGCGCGGCGCTGCTGGCCTCCACGCTCGCGGCGCTCGCCGGCTGCCACGCGCGCCGCCCCGCCCCCGCCCCCGCGTCCGTGGTGCCGGCCACGCTGCCCTACCTGTCGCGCGCGGCGTGGGGCGCGCACGCGCCCGTGCTCTCCATGAAGGAGCACGTGCCCGACCGGCTCACCATCCACCACACCGGCGTCGCGCAGGCGCCCGCGCGCACGCCGGGCGAGAAGCTGCGCGCGCTGCAGCAGTTCTCGCAGCGCGAGGACCGGCTGGCGGACGGGCGCGTGAAGAAGCAGTGGGCCGACGTGCCGTACCACCTCTACGTCACCACCGACGGCACGGTCGTCGAGGGGCGCGAGTGGCGCTACGTCGGCGACTCCAACACGCCGTACGACCCCACCGGCCACCTGCTGGTCGTCGTCGAGGGGAACTTCGAGACGGAGACGCTGACCGAGGCGCAGCGGCGCACGCTCGACGTGCTGGTGCCCGCGCTCGCGCGGCGCTTCGGCATTCCCGCCACGCGGCTGGGCGCGCACCGCGACTTCGCGACCACCGCCTGCCCGGGCCACAACCTGTACGCGCAGCTGCCGCACTACCGCGCGCTCATCGCCGCCGCCACGCCGTGA
- a CDS encoding Ig-like domain-containing protein: MRTLCAPLLAAGCASGEPPAAPREEPQAEPGGPGTPPLVVTVGARDISLRPRQSSRLEARVAATGASAAGTSLAVGYRSADPCIAAVSADGVVTAGHVGTTTVEAYALAAPLTARTAIEVRVAIPRGPAFGFGSVTAGDPPTLVDITQPIGGTITITVLAGVELAAPGTRIDVSLDGRPLGSVPLVASTDAMLSIPFTVNTAARDSVTGARLFADGTRIFRASLVPSVVTGTAECPPLAVGPGTATQLLQLRNP, translated from the coding sequence GTGCGCACGCTGTGCGCGCCGCTGCTGGCCGCCGGCTGCGCCTCGGGCGAGCCGCCCGCCGCGCCGCGTGAGGAGCCGCAGGCTGAGCCGGGCGGGCCGGGGACGCCGCCGCTGGTCGTCACCGTAGGGGCACGGGACATCTCGCTGCGTCCGCGCCAGTCGTCGCGGCTGGAGGCACGCGTCGCCGCGACCGGCGCGTCGGCCGCCGGCACGTCGCTGGCCGTCGGCTATCGCTCGGCCGATCCGTGCATCGCGGCGGTGAGCGCGGATGGCGTGGTGACCGCAGGGCATGTGGGCACCACGACCGTCGAGGCGTACGCGCTCGCGGCGCCGCTCACGGCCCGCACCGCGATCGAGGTGCGCGTCGCCATCCCGCGTGGGCCGGCGTTCGGCTTCGGGTCGGTGACCGCCGGCGACCCGCCGACGCTGGTGGACATCACGCAGCCCATCGGGGGCACGATCACGATCACCGTGTTGGCCGGCGTGGAGCTCGCGGCGCCCGGCACACGGATCGACGTCTCGCTCGATGGCCGACCGCTGGGGAGCGTGCCGCTGGTGGCGTCCACCGACGCGATGCTGTCCATCCCGTTCACCGTCAACACCGCCGCGCGCGATTCCGTCACTGGCGCGCGGCTGTTCGCCGACGGCACGCGGATCTTCCGCGCATCGCTCGTCCCTTCGGTGGTGACGGGCACCGCGGAATGCCCACCCCTCGCCGTCGGGCCGGGGACGGCGACGCAGCTCCTGCAGCTGCGCAATCCGTAG
- a CDS encoding NUDIX hydrolase, with amino-acid sequence MRPKAVCVCRDGDRILVNAAVDRVKGERYYGPLGGEIEFGEYAADAVARELREEIGVAIEEVQLLGVLENVFTYEGTPGHEIVFVFDARLADPSLYARATLVGEESNGLTFVAQWLPLETFAPGGPPLYPDGLYALLHAGRRARRDA; translated from the coding sequence GTGCGCCCCAAGGCCGTCTGCGTCTGCCGCGATGGCGACCGCATCCTCGTCAACGCGGCCGTCGACCGCGTGAAGGGCGAGCGGTACTACGGCCCGCTCGGCGGCGAGATCGAGTTCGGCGAGTACGCCGCGGACGCCGTCGCGCGCGAGCTGCGCGAGGAGATCGGCGTCGCCATCGAGGAGGTGCAGCTGCTCGGCGTGCTCGAGAACGTGTTCACCTACGAGGGGACGCCGGGGCACGAGATCGTCTTCGTGTTCGACGCGCGGCTCGCCGACCCGTCGCTGTACGCGCGCGCGACGCTCGTCGGCGAGGAGTCGAACGGGCTCACCTTCGTCGCGCAGTGGCTGCCGCTGGAGACCTTCGCGCCGGGCGGCCCGCCGCTCTACCCCGACGGCCTGTACGCGCTGCTGCATGCAGGACGGCGCGCACGGCGGGACGCCTGA
- a CDS encoding PAS domain-containing protein, translating to MTSGPKDAIAEGVPGHDAAADGPDPLLAALAQLAEGVIVTDAAGRITFVNDAATRLHGVSRLDVLPEQYADAYRLLTEDGRPYPADELPLARAVRRGETTVDARWRIRRPDGTEAHAVGSARPLVGPRGERLGAVLTVRDDTERATAAAAARERDALAARLAAAFAQSPVSTVVYDASGHPVAVNPAFERLWGAALADVPPDYSVLTDPQLEAAGVLPLVRRAFAGEAVSMPPLRYEMEHAVGRGRVLWTQAHLYPVRGATGAVEQVVLTHEDVTARHDAEAALAATARRAERLQALSAALAVASTVDEVAQAVVAHAAAVLQAVGIVIARLAPDGTHLEIMRAGAMPDDVQEEWRRIPLDAPVPLAAVARTGEAEFLASRDDWAARFPAVLPLLEATGHHANAVAPLVVDGRVLGVVGAAYDAPRAFDDDARALTLTVAHQCAQALERARLFEAEQAARAESEAQFARFRAVQDGSPDGFVLARAVRDAGGAVEDFEYVYANPAADALLAGAAPTVTGLRMRTLFPHAEASGLFTAYAAVADRGVPFQTEMEYDADGLDTAFRVSVVRAAPDEVAISFSDISERARLRRAEQAALAQAHAAREHLERIISQAPVSMYIARGREHVYEVVNDAWCAIVKKRREDVVGRSMREAFPELVGQGIFELVEHIYDGGTPLRLPAQQTRLDTDGTGKHTEHFFNIVYQPLRDETGAVYAMAVVATEVTELVQARRDAEAALATAEAANRAKSEFLAVMSHELRTPLNAIGGYAELIELGIHGPVTEEQRTALARIQTSQRHLLGLINEVLNYTRVEAGAVRYDVADVPVAATLATCVTLVSPQLDARRLSLTVTPCEPAQLALRADREKVQQIVLNLLSNAIKFTEPGGRLAMWCTPGADRVAIHVSDTGRGIAAAELERVFEPFVQVDASRTRTQEGVGLGLAISRDLARGMGGELTVESVLGTGSTFTLVLPRAS from the coding sequence ATGACGTCGGGACCGAAGGACGCGATCGCCGAAGGCGTGCCCGGCCACGACGCCGCGGCCGACGGCCCCGATCCGCTGCTCGCCGCGCTCGCCCAGCTGGCCGAGGGCGTCATCGTCACCGACGCCGCGGGGCGCATCACCTTCGTGAACGACGCCGCGACGCGGCTGCACGGCGTGTCGCGCCTGGACGTCCTGCCCGAGCAGTACGCCGATGCGTACCGCCTCCTCACCGAGGACGGCCGGCCGTACCCCGCCGACGAGCTGCCGCTGGCGCGCGCGGTGCGCCGCGGCGAGACCACGGTGGACGCGCGCTGGCGCATCCGCCGCCCCGATGGCACCGAGGCGCACGCGGTCGGCAGCGCGCGCCCGCTGGTGGGCCCGCGCGGCGAGCGGCTGGGCGCCGTGCTGACGGTGCGCGACGACACGGAGCGCGCCACCGCGGCCGCCGCCGCCCGCGAGCGCGACGCGCTGGCCGCGCGGCTGGCGGCGGCGTTCGCGCAGAGCCCCGTCAGCACCGTCGTCTACGACGCGTCGGGCCATCCCGTGGCCGTGAACCCCGCGTTCGAGCGGCTGTGGGGCGCGGCGCTGGCCGACGTGCCGCCCGACTACTCGGTGCTCACCGACCCGCAGCTGGAGGCGGCGGGCGTGCTGCCGCTGGTGCGCCGCGCGTTCGCGGGCGAGGCGGTCTCGATGCCGCCGCTGCGCTACGAGATGGAGCACGCGGTCGGCCGCGGGCGCGTGCTGTGGACGCAGGCGCACCTGTATCCCGTGCGCGGCGCGACGGGCGCGGTGGAGCAGGTGGTGCTGACGCACGAGGACGTGACCGCGCGCCACGACGCCGAGGCGGCGCTCGCGGCGACGGCGCGCCGCGCGGAGCGGCTGCAGGCGCTGTCGGCGGCGCTGGCGGTGGCGTCCACGGTGGACGAGGTGGCGCAGGCGGTCGTCGCGCACGCCGCGGCGGTGCTGCAGGCGGTGGGCATCGTGATCGCGCGGCTCGCGCCCGACGGCACGCACCTCGAGATCATGCGCGCCGGCGCGATGCCCGACGACGTGCAGGAGGAGTGGCGGCGCATCCCGCTCGACGCGCCGGTGCCGCTGGCCGCGGTGGCGCGCACCGGCGAGGCGGAGTTCCTCGCGTCGCGCGACGACTGGGCGGCGCGCTTCCCGGCGGTGCTGCCGCTGCTGGAGGCGACGGGCCACCACGCCAATGCCGTCGCGCCGCTGGTGGTGGACGGGCGCGTGCTGGGCGTGGTGGGCGCTGCGTACGACGCGCCGCGCGCGTTCGACGACGACGCGCGCGCGCTCACGCTGACGGTCGCGCACCAGTGCGCGCAGGCGCTGGAGCGCGCGCGCCTGTTCGAGGCGGAGCAGGCGGCGCGCGCGGAGTCGGAGGCGCAGTTCGCGCGCTTCCGCGCGGTGCAGGACGGCTCGCCCGACGGCTTCGTGCTGGCGCGCGCGGTCCGCGACGCGGGGGGCGCGGTCGAGGACTTCGAGTACGTGTACGCGAACCCGGCCGCCGACGCGCTGCTGGCGGGCGCGGCGCCGACCGTGACGGGCCTGCGCATGCGGACGCTCTTCCCGCACGCCGAGGCGTCGGGGCTGTTCACCGCCTACGCGGCCGTCGCCGACCGCGGCGTGCCGTTCCAGACCGAGATGGAGTACGACGCGGACGGCCTCGACACGGCGTTCCGCGTCTCGGTGGTGCGCGCCGCGCCCGACGAGGTGGCGATCAGCTTCAGCGACATCTCGGAGCGCGCGCGGCTGCGGCGCGCCGAGCAGGCGGCGCTGGCGCAGGCGCACGCGGCGCGCGAGCACCTGGAGCGCATCATCTCGCAGGCGCCGGTGTCGATGTACATCGCGCGCGGGCGCGAGCACGTGTACGAGGTGGTGAACGACGCGTGGTGCGCGATCGTGAAGAAGCGCCGCGAGGACGTCGTCGGCCGCTCGATGCGCGAGGCGTTCCCCGAGCTCGTGGGGCAGGGGATCTTCGAGCTGGTCGAGCATATCTACGACGGCGGCACGCCGCTCCGCCTGCCCGCGCAGCAGACGCGCCTCGACACCGACGGCACCGGGAAGCACACGGAGCACTTCTTCAACATCGTCTACCAGCCGCTGCGCGACGAGACGGGCGCGGTGTACGCGATGGCCGTCGTCGCCACCGAGGTGACGGAGCTCGTGCAGGCGCGGCGCGACGCGGAGGCCGCGCTGGCGACCGCGGAGGCGGCCAACCGCGCGAAGAGCGAGTTCCTCGCCGTGATGTCGCACGAGCTGCGCACGCCGCTCAATGCCATCGGCGGCTACGCGGAGCTGATCGAGCTCGGCATCCACGGGCCGGTGACGGAGGAGCAGCGCACCGCGCTGGCGCGCATCCAGACCAGCCAGCGCCACCTGCTGGGCCTCATCAACGAGGTGCTGAACTACACGCGCGTGGAGGCGGGCGCGGTGCGCTACGACGTGGCCGACGTGCCCGTGGCGGCGACGCTGGCGACGTGCGTGACGCTCGTATCGCCGCAGCTGGACGCGCGCCGCCTGTCGCTCACCGTGACGCCGTGCGAGCCGGCGCAGCTGGCGCTGCGCGCCGACCGCGAGAAGGTGCAGCAGATCGTGCTCAACCTGCTGTCGAACGCGATCAAGTTCACGGAGCCGGGCGGGCGGCTGGCGATGTGGTGCACGCCGGGCGCCGACCGCGTGGCGATCCACGTGTCGGACACCGGCCGCGGGATCGCGGCCGCGGAGCTGGAGCGCGTCTTCGAGCCGTTCGTGCAGGTGGACGCCTCGCGCACGCGCACGCAGGAGGGCGTCGGCCTCGGGCTGGCGATCAGCCGCGACCTCGCGCGCGGCATGGGCGGCGAGCTGACGGTCGAGAGCGTCCTCGGGACGGGCAGCACCTTCACCCTCGTGCTGCCGCGCGCGAGCTGA
- a CDS encoding DUF3303 domain-containing protein, which yields MLYLVIEHFRGGDPAPVYHRFRDQGRLAPDGLRYVASWVTTDLARCYQVMECDDRALLDEWIARWADIVAFEVVPVVTSAEAARAVLGP from the coding sequence ATGCTCTACCTCGTGATCGAGCACTTCCGCGGCGGTGACCCGGCGCCCGTGTACCACCGCTTCCGCGACCAGGGCCGCCTCGCGCCCGATGGCCTGCGCTACGTCGCGAGCTGGGTGACGACCGACCTCGCGCGCTGCTACCAGGTGATGGAGTGCGACGACCGCGCGCTGCTGGATGAATGGATCGCGCGCTGGGCGGACATCGTCGCGTTCGAGGTCGTGCCCGTGGTGACGTCGGCGGAGGCGGCGCGGGCGGTTCTTGGACCCTGA
- a CDS encoding arginase family protein, with protein MNVALLLVPFDSAQRGARMGAGPEALVRAGLADALARRGHDVTQTVVEPPSDAWRAEIATAFALAAAVSDAVRDARASDRFPLVLAGNCLTSLGVAAGLGEAPSVLWCDAHGDYNTPETTVGGFLDGMALATLTGACWRAMACAVPGFVPVDASRVWLLGARDLDPLEAEALRTSPIRQVPASAIDAPLADDAARALPGPRYLHLDLDVLDPRDGRANGYAAPDGVRAAALVRFCGALGARARPAAMTLSAYDPAHDADGRAARVAIAAVEALLG; from the coding sequence ATGAACGTCGCGCTGCTGCTGGTCCCCTTCGACTCCGCGCAGCGCGGCGCGCGCATGGGCGCGGGCCCCGAGGCGCTGGTGCGCGCGGGCCTCGCCGACGCGCTCGCGCGGCGCGGCCACGACGTGACGCAGACCGTCGTCGAGCCGCCATCCGACGCGTGGCGCGCGGAGATCGCGACCGCGTTCGCGCTGGCGGCCGCCGTGTCCGACGCGGTGCGCGACGCGCGCGCATCCGATCGTTTCCCGCTGGTGCTCGCCGGCAACTGCCTGACGTCGCTCGGCGTCGCCGCGGGGCTCGGGGAGGCGCCGAGCGTGCTGTGGTGCGACGCGCACGGCGACTACAACACGCCCGAGACCACCGTCGGCGGCTTTCTCGACGGGATGGCGCTGGCGACGCTCACGGGCGCCTGCTGGCGCGCGATGGCGTGCGCCGTGCCCGGCTTCGTGCCCGTCGATGCGTCGCGCGTGTGGCTGCTGGGCGCGCGCGACCTGGATCCCCTGGAGGCGGAGGCGCTGCGTACGTCGCCCATCCGCCAGGTGCCCGCGTCGGCGATCGACGCGCCGCTGGCGGACGACGCGGCGCGCGCGCTGCCCGGCCCACGCTACCTGCACCTCGACCTCGACGTGCTCGATCCGCGCGACGGCCGCGCGAACGGCTACGCGGCGCCCGACGGCGTGCGAGCCGCGGCGCTCGTGCGCTTCTGCGGCGCGCTCGGCGCACGCGCGCGGCCGGCGGCGATGACGCTGTCGGCGTACGATCCCGCGCACGACGCGGACGGGCGCGCGGCGCGGGTCGCGATCGCGGCGGTGGAGGCGCTGCTGGGCTAG
- a CDS encoding alpha/beta hydrolase, which yields MRPPDTRGGWRTRAVARAVSALIRRRDWGDEHALVRRARRLFGAPAAYGQLMLRGLRREPLEAPGLRGEWLVPRDTRPGVVLYVHGGGFVSCSPAVYRPLTAALARRTRQRVLALDYRLAPEARFPAALDDAAAAYRWLLDTGVPAGRIAVAGDSAGGGLALSLALRVRDAGWPAPACVVLLSPWTDLTGGGASVRANDGRCDMFRPANMPDFAAVYLGGASPRDPAASPAFAPLHGLPPLLLHVGARELLLDDARRVHDGAIAAGGTSRLVEFEDAFHGWQLLSPWLRDARASLDDVAAFIDAHLPRAS from the coding sequence GTGCGTCCGCCCGACACGCGCGGCGGCTGGCGCACGCGCGCCGTCGCCCGCGCGGTGAGCGCGCTGATCCGGCGCCGCGACTGGGGGGACGAGCACGCCCTCGTGCGACGCGCGCGACGGCTCTTCGGCGCGCCGGCCGCGTACGGCCAGCTGATGCTGCGCGGGCTGCGGCGCGAGCCGCTCGAGGCGCCCGGCCTCCGCGGCGAGTGGCTCGTCCCGCGCGACACGCGGCCGGGTGTCGTGCTCTACGTGCACGGCGGCGGCTTCGTCTCGTGCAGCCCCGCCGTCTACCGGCCGCTGACCGCCGCGCTGGCGCGCCGCACGCGGCAGCGCGTGCTGGCGCTCGACTACCGGCTCGCGCCCGAGGCACGCTTCCCCGCCGCGCTCGACGACGCCGCGGCCGCGTACCGCTGGCTGCTCGACACGGGCGTCCCCGCTGGCAGGATCGCGGTCGCCGGCGACTCGGCCGGCGGCGGCCTCGCGCTGTCGCTGGCGCTGCGCGTGCGCGACGCGGGCTGGCCCGCGCCCGCGTGCGTCGTCCTCCTCTCGCCGTGGACGGACCTCACGGGAGGCGGTGCGTCCGTGCGCGCGAACGACGGCCGCTGCGACATGTTCCGCCCGGCCAACATGCCCGACTTCGCGGCCGTGTACCTCGGCGGCGCGTCGCCGCGCGATCCCGCCGCGTCGCCGGCGTTCGCGCCGCTGCACGGCCTGCCGCCGCTCCTGCTGCACGTCGGCGCGCGCGAGCTGCTGCTGGACGACGCGCGGCGCGTGCACGACGGCGCGATCGCCGCGGGCGGGACGAGCCGGCTGGTCGAGTTCGAGGACGCGTTCCACGGCTGGCAGCTGCTGTCGCCCTGGCTGCGCGACGCGCGGGCCTCACTCGACGACGTGGCGGCGTTCATCGACGCACACCTCCCGCGCGCGTCGTGA